Proteins from one Cryptomeria japonica chromosome 4, Sugi_1.0, whole genome shotgun sequence genomic window:
- the LOC131079250 gene encoding caffeic acid 3-O-methyltransferase-like, producing the protein MTQGYQYLHDTVIDGCQAFRKANGMSIFEYNSKNPEANRMFNDAMTAQTSSVMASVCKVYDGFKSFKSVVDVGGGEGSAISTIVKEYPHIHGINFDLPHVVRAAAPAKDKNGGSCLEIFITVAKPMALQAAVLLNIPDIIGSENQLDTCL; encoded by the exons ATGACACAAGGTTATCAGTATCTTCATGATACTGTCATAGATGGCTGCCAAGCATTCAGGAAGGCCAATGGGATGAGTATTTTCGAGTACAACAGCAAGAATCCTGAGGCAAATAGAATGTTCAATGATGCCATGACTGCTCAGACAAGCTCTGTAATGGCTTCTGTGTGTAAGGTGTATGATGGGTTTAAGAGCTTCAAGAGTGTGGTGGATGTTGGAGGAGGAGAAGGTTCTGCAATATCTACAATTGTTAAGGAATATCCCCATATTCATGGCATCAATTTCGACCTTCCTCATGTTGTAAGGGCTGCTGCTCCAGCAAAAG ACAAAAATGGAGGCAGCTGTCTTGAAATATTTATCACAGTAGCCAAGCCCATGGCCCTTCAAGCAGCTGTCTTGCTTAACATTCCAGACATTATTGGTAGTGAAAATCAGCTTGACACTTGTTTGTAA